One Daphnia magna isolate NIES unplaced genomic scaffold, ASM2063170v1.1 Dm_contigs403, whole genome shotgun sequence DNA segment encodes these proteins:
- the LOC116936543 gene encoding uncharacterized protein LOC116936543, with the protein MAQVKSDHAPTSEVESFDPELAAGIAELLTRMAVEDDVGNQYIDLEELPAALKLQVSQYLTKQQVMDEEKQFQEQLKLKQKAEKLKAQGTSFASLLNKQSDGQIDDLLSSLLQGTLADYPTPTAGYYPQRYAPYAYPQRPVYSSGYPLYGFYPQYGGYHGSFRPYCGLESYPYAALKGYYPFSNGNRPYRPQSSLMIRGQLQNLYGGSVGPSPLPYRMVDVPPG; encoded by the exons ATGGCTCAAGTGAAAAGCGATCACGCACCAACATCGGAAGTTGAATCTTTCGATCCTGAATTGGCTGCCGGAATCGCCGAACTGCTCACTCGCATGGCTGTCGAAGATGACGTCGGCAACCAGTACATCGATTTGGAAGAACTGCCGGCCGCGCTCAAACTCCAGGTGTCTCAGTATTTGACGAAGCAGCAGGTGATGGACGAGGAAAAGCAATTCCAGGAGCAATTGAAATTGAAGCAAAAAGCAGAGAAGCTGAAAGCGCAAGGGACTAGTTTCGCCAGCCTTTTGAACAAGCAAAGTGACGGCCAAATTGATGACCTCTTGAGCAGTTTGCTGCAGGGAACTCTCGCAGATTATCCAA caCCAACAGCCGGTTATTATCCTCAACGCTATGCACCTTACG CCTACCCCCAAAGACCGGTCTATTCTTCCGGATATCCCCTGTATGGATTTTACCCTCAATACGGAGGGTACCACGGCAGTTTCAGACCTTATTGCGGACTAGAAAGTTATCCGTACGCCGCTCTGAAAGGCTACTACCCCTTCTCCAATGGCAACCGACCCTACCGTCCGCAAAGTTCGTTGATGATTCGCGGACAATTGCAGAATTTGTACGGCGGATCCGTCGGACCCAGTCCTTTGCCTTACCGCATGGTTGACGTACCACCCGGCTAA